In Mucilaginibacter sp. KACC 22063, the genomic stretch CGCATTTCAATTACCAAAAACTGGAGACGGTTTGTCAGTATTTTTACGAGGATGGTACAAGCTTAACTGCTTATGCCGAAGAAGATCAATTAGCAAAATCTGTAGCTGATGCTACCTCAGAACCAGAAAATAGTATTCGACGCTTTCTGCAATACAGCAAACGAATTTACGATGTGACCAATCACGTATTTCTTGAAAAATCATTACATCGTTTAAGAACCTATTTCAATCTTAAAACTTCCTTATCGGTATTAAGGCTTTTCCAGATTGATGCCTTGCGCACCATGAACAACGCCAATCAAAGCTTTTTCAAGGATAAGCGTATGGTGCAGTTCTTTAATCGGTATGCAACCTATAATGGGTCAAACCCATATAGAGCCCCGGCAACCCTAAACGTAATTCCTCATTTGGAGCAGCATTATGGTGCATGGTTTCCGCAAGGCGGTATGCAGGCGATTACTGATAGCCTGGTTAGCCTGGCCGAATCTTTAGGCGTAAAGTTTCATTACCAATCGCCGGTAGAGGAAATATTGCTTAAAGGTAGGCGAGCAGTTGGTGTTCAAGTGAATGGCGAGATTATGAAGGGAGACATTTTGGTATCTAACATGGATGTTTGGTTCACGTACAAAAAGCTGTTAAGTAATCAGCAAAAGCTTCATCCGCGCAAAATATTACAGCAGGAGCGAAGCAGCTCTGCATTAATATTTTACTGGGGAATTAAAAAAAGCTTCCCGAAACTCGATCTTCATAACATCTTCTTCAGTGCAGACTATCGGGAAGAGTTTAGTCAGATCTGGCAGCAAAAAACAATTGGTAATGACCCTACGGTATATGTGAACATCAGTTCTAAATATAAACAAGA encodes the following:
- the crtD gene encoding 1-hydroxycarotenoid 3,4-desaturase CrtD — translated: MPQQKALIIGAGIAGIATSIRLVLKGYRVEVFEANTYPGGKLTSFEQDGYRFDAGPSLFTMPQYVDELFKLAGKDPRAHFNYQKLETVCQYFYEDGTSLTAYAEEDQLAKSVADATSEPENSIRRFLQYSKRIYDVTNHVFLEKSLHRLRTYFNLKTSLSVLRLFQIDALRTMNNANQSFFKDKRMVQFFNRYATYNGSNPYRAPATLNVIPHLEQHYGAWFPQGGMQAITDSLVSLAESLGVKFHYQSPVEEILLKGRRAVGVQVNGEIMKGDILVSNMDVWFTYKKLLSNQQKLHPRKILQQERSSSALIFYWGIKKSFPKLDLHNIFFSADYREEFSQIWQQKTIGNDPTVYVNISSKYKQDDAPEGQENWFVMINVPANSGQDWDVLIEEARQNIISKLSRLLKEDVAALITCESILDPRSIEGKTSSYQGSLYGTSSNNRFAAFLRHANRSNKVKNLYFCGGSVHPGGGIPLALLSAKIVSEWV